The Oncorhynchus kisutch isolate 150728-3 unplaced genomic scaffold, Okis_V2 Okis07a-Okis12b_hom, whole genome shotgun sequence genome includes a region encoding these proteins:
- the LOC116360058 gene encoding alpha-2C adrenergic receptor-like, with product MDFLNFSGVVDERNTTFTNSSATGDSEYSLLSITGLTVVVGFLILFTIVGNVLVVIAVLTSRALKPPQNLFLVSLASADILVATLVMPFSLANELMGYWFFGKVWCDIYLALDVLFCTSSIVHLCAISLDRYWSITQAIEYNQKRTPTRLNGMIVVVWLISAVISFPPLISMDRSSGGEISPQCRLNDETWYILYSSIGSFFAPCVIMILVYIRIYQVAKTRTRTMSEKKREVEDNGTAPLHFNGLGQGGEEEGCGGSLKENGGGGAFARENGHCQSQQKTPVPQGMLPNEPKLTPDPDDGDDFDDSSSSDEKPTSAKKHSHSSSHQHHHHHHHHHDDKKDSKPSERRKSTGSRKSSLASSKRSESKKSRASSKSIELFSSRRKRRSTVNRKKITAAREKRFTFVLAVVMGVFVICWFPFFFSYSLYGVCRAPCEIPQSLFKFFFWIGYVNSSLNPVIYTIFNQDFRRAFQKILVCKSGKRSF from the exons ATGGATTTCTTGAATTTCTCCGGGGTGGTGGACGAGCGGAATACCACATTCACCAACTCCTCGGCTACCGGGGACAGTGagtactctctcctctccataaCCGGACTGACGGTAGTCGTGGGCTTTCTCATCCTGTTTACCATTGTGGGCAACGTGCTGGTGGTCATCGCCGTGTTGACCAGCCGCGCACTCAAACCGCCGCAGAACCTCTTTCTGGTGTCCCTGGCCAGCGCGGACATCCTAGTGGCTACTCTCGTCATGCCTTTCTCTTTAGCTAACGAACTCATGGGCTACTGGTTCTTCGGGAAAGTTTGGTGCGACATCTACTTGGCGTTGGACGTTCTCTTTTGCACGTCGTCTATAGTTCACCTGTGCGCTATCAGTCTCGATCGTTACTGGTCGATCACCCAGGCGATAGAATACAACCAGAAGCGGACTCCTACACGGCTAAACGGGATGATCGTGGTGGTCTGGCTGATCTCGGCGGTTATCTCCTTTCCACCGTTGATCTCCATGGACAGGAGCAGTGGAGGGGAGATCAGTCCTCAGTGTCGGCTGAATGATGAGACCTGGTATATTCTCTACTCCAGCATAGGATCCTTCTTCGCTCCCTGCGTTATCATGATACTAGTGTACATCAG GATCTACCAGGTTGCTAAGACGCGGACGAGGACCATGtcggagaagaagagagaggtggaggacaaCGGAACTGCCCCGTTACACTTTAACGGGTTGGGGCAGGGGGGCGAGGAGGAGGGGTGCGGAGGATCTCTGAAGGAAAACGGTGGCGGCGGAGCGTTTGCCCGGGAGAACGGGCACTGCCAGAGCCAGCAGAAGACGCCGGTGCCACAGGGGATGTTACCCAACGAACCCAAATTAACCCCCGACCCCGACGATGGAGACGACTTTGACGACAGCAGCTCGTCGGACGAAAAACCCACATCCGCCAAAAAACATTCCCATTCCTCTTCCCAtcagcatcaccaccaccaccaccaccaccatgacgACAAGAAGGATTCCAAACCTTCAGAGAGAAGGAAGTCCACAGGAAGCAGGAAGAGCAGCTTGGCTTCGTCCAAACGCTCAGAGAGCAAGAAGTCGCGTGCCAGCTCTAAGTCCATCGAGCTGTTTTCGTCCCGTAGGAAGCGGAGGAGCACCGTCAACAGGAAGAAAATAACAGCGGCGAGGGAGAAGAGGTTTACCTTCGTCTTGGCGGTGGTGATGGGCGTCTTCGTGATCTGCTGGTTCCCCTTCTTCTTCAGCTACAG CCTGTATGGAGTGTGCCGGGCGCCGTGTGAGATCCCCCAGTCTCTTTTTAAGTTCTTCTTCTGGATAGGCTATGTCAACAGCTCCCTCAACCCCGTCATCTACACCATCTTCAACCAGGACTTCAGACGAGCATTCCAGAAGATTCTAGTCTGCAAGTCAGGGAAGAGGTCTTTCTGA